A DNA window from SAR202 cluster bacterium contains the following coding sequences:
- a CDS encoding RpiB/LacA/LacB family sugar-phosphate isomerase, translated as MDLRIVIGADHGGYPLKGPLKELVAGLGHQVVDVGAHTNDPLDDYPDFAKAVAEAIAHGEGDRGIVLCGSGVGAAVVANKVAGVRASVCHDTYSAKQGVEHDDMNVLCLGARIIGDVTAKELVTAFLSGKFLDQEKYRRRLNKVLAIEAAWAGRGRQ; from the coding sequence ATGGATTTGCGAATAGTCATCGGCGCCGACCACGGGGGTTACCCGCTCAAGGGACCGCTCAAGGAGCTTGTAGCAGGCCTCGGCCACCAGGTGGTGGACGTGGGCGCCCACACCAACGACCCTCTGGACGACTACCCCGACTTCGCAAAGGCCGTTGCTGAGGCAATCGCACACGGGGAAGGCGACCGCGGCATCGTGCTGTGCGGCAGTGGGGTAGGGGCCGCAGTTGTCGCGAACAAGGTCGCCGGTGTCCGAGCAAGCGTTTGCCACGACACCTACTCGGCGAAGCAGGGCGTCGAGCACGATGACATGAACGTGCTCTGCCTGGGCGCGCGCATCATCGGCGACGTCACAGCGAAGGAGCTCGTCACCGCGTTCCTCTCAGGCAAGTTCCTGGACCAGGAAAAGTACCGCCGCCGTCTCAACAAGGTCCTCGCCATCGAGGCCGCGTGGGCGGGGCGGGGACGGCAGTGA